The following proteins are co-located in the Verrucomicrobiota bacterium genome:
- a CDS encoding redoxin domain-containing protein, translating to MKSPRAWFSLAVSLLLTSLPSVSLRAADSPKAGDPAPDFALPGSDGKMHALSTHKGKRAVVIAWFPKAFTGGUTAECKSLRESGAALKKFEAVYFAASCDPMEGERGNKKFAESLGLDYPILSDETKAVAKAYRVLAANGNFAQRWTFYIGKDGKILFIDTKVNAGKHGADVAAKLKELGVPEKP from the coding sequence ATGAAATCCCCGCGCGCTTGGTTTTCCCTGGCGGTGAGCCTCCTTCTCACCTCCCTGCCGTCCGTGAGCCTGAGGGCGGCCGATTCCCCGAAGGCCGGAGACCCGGCGCCGGATTTTGCGCTTCCCGGCAGCGACGGGAAAATGCATGCGCTCTCCACCCACAAGGGAAAGAGAGCGGTGGTGATTGCGTGGTTTCCCAAGGCTTTTACCGGTGGGTGAACGGCCGAATGCAAGTCGCTCCGTGAGAGCGGCGCCGCGCTGAAGAAGTTCGAAGCCGTCTACTTCGCTGCGAGTTGTGATCCGATGGAGGGTGAAAGGGGGAACAAGAAGTTCGCCGAATCCCTCGGGCTCGATTACCCCATTCTGAGCGACGAAACCAAAGCCGTCGCCAAAGCCTACCGGGTGCTAGCCGCGAATGGAAACTTCGCCCAACGCTGGACCTTCTACATCGGAAAAGACGGCAAGATCCTGTTCATCGACACCAAAGTGAATGCCGGCAAGCACGGTGCGGATGTGGCTGCCAAGTTGAAGGAGTTGGGAGTTCCCGAGAAACCCTGA
- a CDS encoding fucose isomerase: MKSSKSTSTRVISLIANGDLRLSANQKCWAEQAKMERALSKAVADCGFRLIRAHAFDPKKQHGFIDSQKMGLEVFRSLDPDVPLIVGESVWQYSQHVLPGLSTHRAPILTVANWSGTWPGLVGMLNLNGSLTKMGIPYSTLWSEDFRDRFFLDGLRAWIDTGRATHDQSHVRPFDWLRMPSRDEALGRDFARRFRNRKALMGVFDEGCMGMHNAIIPDELLNPTGVFKERLSQSALYAAMHQRVTGDEARGVLDWLQRKGMTFHWGRDEASELTERQTLEQCRMYVAALRLADEFGCDTIGIQYQQGLKDLAPASDLVEGLLNNAERPPVREEHGTRVLFEGEALPHFNEVDEGAGLDGLITYRLWRELGFRPENTLHDLRWGRHYRGQGIDAYVWVFLISGAAPPAHFIGGYRGTSSERQPAMYFRLGGGTVKGISKPGVIVWSRVFIARGKLCCDIGVGKVVSLSAEETDDRWKQTTPQWPIMHAVLEGVTRDQMMARHKSNHIQVVYAPSAKQAHRAARIKAAALAELGLEVCLCGDVALE; the protein is encoded by the coding sequence ATGAAATCTTCGAAATCCACCTCCACCCGCGTTATTTCCCTGATCGCCAATGGCGATCTTCGACTGTCCGCCAACCAAAAATGTTGGGCCGAGCAAGCCAAGATGGAGCGTGCTCTTTCCAAAGCCGTGGCCGATTGCGGATTCAGGCTCATCCGCGCACACGCCTTCGACCCGAAAAAGCAGCACGGATTTATCGACTCTCAGAAGATGGGCCTGGAAGTCTTTCGTTCCTTGGATCCCGACGTTCCGTTGATCGTCGGCGAATCCGTCTGGCAGTACAGCCAGCATGTCCTGCCCGGGCTTTCCACCCATCGAGCCCCGATCCTCACCGTGGCGAATTGGAGCGGCACCTGGCCCGGCTTGGTGGGCATGTTGAATTTGAATGGATCGCTGACCAAAATGGGGATTCCGTACAGCACGCTTTGGAGCGAGGATTTTCGCGATCGTTTTTTCCTGGACGGACTGCGCGCGTGGATTGACACCGGCCGCGCCACGCACGATCAGTCGCACGTCCGGCCTTTCGATTGGCTTCGGATGCCGAGCCGGGACGAGGCTTTGGGCCGGGACTTCGCACGGCGGTTTCGCAACCGCAAAGCGCTGATGGGCGTCTTTGACGAAGGATGCATGGGGATGCACAACGCCATCATTCCCGATGAACTGCTGAACCCCACGGGAGTGTTCAAGGAACGCTTGAGCCAGTCCGCATTATATGCCGCGATGCATCAGCGAGTGACGGGCGACGAAGCGCGCGGGGTGCTGGACTGGCTGCAGCGCAAGGGGATGACTTTCCACTGGGGCCGGGACGAGGCGAGCGAGTTGACGGAGCGGCAGACCTTGGAACAGTGCCGGATGTATGTGGCGGCTCTGCGCCTGGCCGATGAATTCGGATGCGACACGATTGGCATCCAGTATCAGCAAGGATTGAAGGACCTGGCCCCCGCCAGTGATCTCGTGGAGGGATTGCTGAATAACGCCGAGCGCCCGCCGGTGCGGGAGGAGCATGGAACACGCGTCTTGTTCGAAGGCGAAGCGCTCCCCCACTTCAACGAAGTCGATGAAGGCGCGGGGTTGGATGGCTTGATCACTTACCGTTTATGGAGGGAGCTGGGATTCAGACCCGAGAACACGCTGCACGATCTGCGGTGGGGCCGTCACTACCGGGGACAGGGCATCGACGCCTACGTGTGGGTGTTCCTGATATCGGGGGCGGCTCCGCCGGCGCACTTCATCGGTGGGTATCGCGGAACGAGCAGTGAACGCCAGCCGGCCATGTACTTCCGATTGGGGGGGGGGACGGTCAAGGGGATTTCCAAGCCGGGCGTTATCGTATGGAGCCGGGTGTTCATCGCGCGGGGCAAACTTTGCTGCGACATCGGGGTGGGGAAGGTCGTCTCGTTGTCGGCCGAAGAGACCGACGATCGCTGGAAACAAACCACTCCGCAATGGCCGATCATGCACGCCGTCCTCGAGGGC